The Acipenser ruthenus chromosome 37, fAciRut3.2 maternal haplotype, whole genome shotgun sequence genome has a window encoding:
- the LOC117966444 gene encoding cytochrome c oxidase subunit 5B, mitochondrial-like: MAARLLLRSAVRAATCRARPAPVPALTRGMSAGGIPTDEEQATGMEKKIIHAMKTGSDPFSMLKPKEYAGTKQDPHIVPSITDKRIVGCICEEDNTAVVWFWLHQGEAQRCPSCGSHYKLVPHELPH, translated from the exons ATGGCTGCAAGGTTACTGCTCAGATCGGCCGTTCGCGCCGCGACTTGCCGGGCGCGTCCCGCCCCGGTCCCAGCGCTCACACGCGGCATGTCGGCTGGAG GTATCCCGACTGACGAGGAACAAGCCACTGGGATGGAGAAAAAGATTATCCACGCTATGAAGACTGGCTCT GACCCCTTCAGCATGTTGAAACCCAAGGAGTACGCCGGGACCAAGCAAGACCCCCACATCGTCCCCTCCATCACCGACAAGAGAATCGTCGGCTGCATCT GTGAAGAGGACAACACAGCTGTAGTTTGGTTCTGGCTCCACCAGGGGGAGGCTCAGCGCTGCCCGTCTTGCGGCTCCCATTACAAACTGGTCCCTCACGAGCTGCCCCACTAA
- the LOC117966470 gene encoding AT-rich interactive domain-containing protein 5A-like isoform X1, with protein MAASNPSDRAHKKPDPRELSEADSTEESEESTDMESSNSTEEKSSESQSEPEEQEEKSFVANLYGFMKERNTPIERIPHLGFKQVNLWRIYKAVEKLGGYDSVTARRLWKNVYDELGGSPGSTSAATCTRRHYERLVLPFERRLRGEEDKPLPVAKPRKQYKSTKEGKGARAEGKRKRSSEEEKQLKTSDCDEVTGKQAGCTRCESGTCQHLPRGSIPAETRNKPENPNPDGTDAPEESGNRRPHDDWTANGLRASHSPHDHKGNGQSASICGSSRPIKSLLSNFHLEGSHGGVISPLVKKKLMAQASEAGSLHFFQTEGSKARARLQPSCSSPERPSVIHRAQQPELSPGLATSSRASDDGSPEPPSSPSLSACSTSEDCTSPPEDCTPDRPAYCASFTSIPCVNGIYKPLSHNPGKDLPSFPHPPRGFLEVNPYRNLAARNTGRDSREQPTDLSLPRSAWSPDSKGTENGIPSAKYSHQPPSSLASFGPKACWVPPMSSFTKVQPKTGEVVRPIFHPRPGPQAQGFKPHVPQKRMVEDPESSAAFGKKLRVVPPLPKDSGDLKGKGDLPKPFATHKLLHPPASLHHLSYLLPGYNRTRAPAGYPLEQLKPYSVLQPSLHPFVFPSLPAHLAAPPAASHPPEPLYRHLAVGGAPPFLSPYESAPHNSRIYPVHVWHPQASYAIAGLHSLYPTKH; from the exons CAGCGTCGAACCCGAGCGATCGGGCCCACAAGAAGCCCGATCCCAGAGAGCTGAGCGAGGCGGACAGCACCGAGGAGAGCGAG GAGAGCACTGACATGGAATCCTCCAACTCCACAGAGGAGAAGAGCAGCGAGAGCCAATCGGAGCccgaggagcaggaggagaagaGCTTTGTGGCCAATCTATACGGGTTTATGAAGGAGAGGAACACGCCCATTGAAAGGATTCCGCACCTGGGCTTCAAGCAGG TTAACCTGTGGAGGATATACAAGGCTGTGGAGAAACTGGGAGGATACGACTCG gTGACGGCCCGCCGGCTGTGGAAGAACGTGTACGATGAGCTGGGGGGCAGCCCGGGGAGTACCAGCGCCGCCACCTGCACCCGGCGCCACTACGAGAG GCTTGTGCTGCCCTTCGAGCGGAGGCTGAGGGGGGAGGAGGATAAGCCGCTGCCCGTCGCCAAACCTCGCAAACAGTACAAGAGCACCAAGGAGGGCAAGGGAGCCAGGGCCGAGGGCAAGAGGAAGAGAAGCAGCGAGGAGGAGAAGCAACTGAAAACCAGCGACTGCGATGAG GTAACAGGGAAGCAGGCCGGTTGCACCCGGTGTGAGTCCGGGACCTGCCAGCACCTGCCTCGGGGATCCATACCCGCAGAAACACGAAACAAACCGGAGAACCCGAATCCCGACGGGACAGACGCTCCAGAGGAGTCTGGGAATAGGAGACCCCACGATGATTGGACCGCCAACGGACTGAGAGCTTCCCATTCGCCGCATGACCATAAAGGAAACGGCCAATCGGCTTCCATCTGCGGGTCATCCCGGCCAATCAAAAGCCTGCTGTCCAACTTCCACTTGGAAGGCAGTCACGGCGGGGTGATCTCCCCGCTGGTCAAGAAGAAGCTGATGGCGCAGGCCAGCGAGGCCGGGTCTCTGCACTTCTTCCAGACGGAGGGGAGCAAAGCCAGAGCCCGTCTCCAGCCCTCGTGTTCCAGCCCCGAAAGGCCCTCTGTGATCCACCGTGCCCAGCAACCGGAACTCAGCCCTGGCCTCGCGACTTCCAGCCGGGCCTCTGACGATGGATCTCCAGAGCCCCCTTCCTCCCCGAGTCTGTCCGCTTGCTCCACGTCTGAAGATTGCACCTCCCCGCCAGAGGACTGCACCCCCGATCGCCCTGCCTACTGCGCAAGCTTCACCTCTATCCCTTGCGTGAATGGGATCTACAAACCCCTGAGCCATAACCCTGGCAAGGATCTGCCCAGCTTCCCGCACCCCCCCAGGGGGTTCCTCGAAGTGAACCCCTACAGGAATCTGGCCGCGAGGAACACGGGCAGAGATTCCCGGGAGCAACCAACTGACCTCAGCCTTCCGCGGAGCGCCTGGAGCCCCGACAGCAAAGGCACGGAGAATGGAATCCCCTCTGCCAAGTACAGCCACCAGCCTCCCTCCTCTTTGGCCAGCTTTGGCCCAAAAGCCTGCTGGGTTCCCCCCATGTCGAGTTTTACCAAAGTGCAGCCCAAAACAGGGGAGGTGGTGCGACCAATCTTCCACCCCCGGCCAGGCCCCCAAGCCCAGGGATTCAAACCTCATGTGCCCCAGAAGAGGATGGTGGAAGACCCGGAATCCTCTGCTGCTTTCGGGAAGAAACTGCGGGTGGTGCCCCCTCTGCCTAAAGACTCCGGAGACCTCAAGGGCAAAGGGGATCTCCCCAAGCCATTCGCAACTCACAAGCTGCTGCACCCCCCAGCCAGCCTCCACCACCTCTCCTACCTGCTCCCCGGCTACAACAGGACTAGAGCCCCAGCCGGCTACCCTCTAGAGCAGCTCAAACCCTACTCCGTCCTGCAGCCCTCCCTCCACCCTTTCGTCTTCCCCTCCCTGCCAGCTCACCTAGCCGCGCCGCCCGCTGCATCCCACCCACCTGAACCGCTCTACCGCCACCTAGCTGTGGGAGGTGcgcctcccttcctctctccctaTGAGTCTGCCCCTCACAACTCGCGGATCTACCCCGTCCATGTCTGGCACCCCCAAGCCAGCTATGCCATTGCCGGCCTGCATTCGTTGTACCCCACTAAACACTAA
- the LOC117966470 gene encoding AT-rich interactive domain-containing protein 5A-like isoform X2 translates to MASNPSDRAHKKPDPRELSEADSTEESEESTDMESSNSTEEKSSESQSEPEEQEEKSFVANLYGFMKERNTPIERIPHLGFKQVNLWRIYKAVEKLGGYDSVTARRLWKNVYDELGGSPGSTSAATCTRRHYERLVLPFERRLRGEEDKPLPVAKPRKQYKSTKEGKGARAEGKRKRSSEEEKQLKTSDCDEVTGKQAGCTRCESGTCQHLPRGSIPAETRNKPENPNPDGTDAPEESGNRRPHDDWTANGLRASHSPHDHKGNGQSASICGSSRPIKSLLSNFHLEGSHGGVISPLVKKKLMAQASEAGSLHFFQTEGSKARARLQPSCSSPERPSVIHRAQQPELSPGLATSSRASDDGSPEPPSSPSLSACSTSEDCTSPPEDCTPDRPAYCASFTSIPCVNGIYKPLSHNPGKDLPSFPHPPRGFLEVNPYRNLAARNTGRDSREQPTDLSLPRSAWSPDSKGTENGIPSAKYSHQPPSSLASFGPKACWVPPMSSFTKVQPKTGEVVRPIFHPRPGPQAQGFKPHVPQKRMVEDPESSAAFGKKLRVVPPLPKDSGDLKGKGDLPKPFATHKLLHPPASLHHLSYLLPGYNRTRAPAGYPLEQLKPYSVLQPSLHPFVFPSLPAHLAAPPAASHPPEPLYRHLAVGGAPPFLSPYESAPHNSRIYPVHVWHPQASYAIAGLHSLYPTKH, encoded by the exons CGTCGAACCCGAGCGATCGGGCCCACAAGAAGCCCGATCCCAGAGAGCTGAGCGAGGCGGACAGCACCGAGGAGAGCGAG GAGAGCACTGACATGGAATCCTCCAACTCCACAGAGGAGAAGAGCAGCGAGAGCCAATCGGAGCccgaggagcaggaggagaagaGCTTTGTGGCCAATCTATACGGGTTTATGAAGGAGAGGAACACGCCCATTGAAAGGATTCCGCACCTGGGCTTCAAGCAGG TTAACCTGTGGAGGATATACAAGGCTGTGGAGAAACTGGGAGGATACGACTCG gTGACGGCCCGCCGGCTGTGGAAGAACGTGTACGATGAGCTGGGGGGCAGCCCGGGGAGTACCAGCGCCGCCACCTGCACCCGGCGCCACTACGAGAG GCTTGTGCTGCCCTTCGAGCGGAGGCTGAGGGGGGAGGAGGATAAGCCGCTGCCCGTCGCCAAACCTCGCAAACAGTACAAGAGCACCAAGGAGGGCAAGGGAGCCAGGGCCGAGGGCAAGAGGAAGAGAAGCAGCGAGGAGGAGAAGCAACTGAAAACCAGCGACTGCGATGAG GTAACAGGGAAGCAGGCCGGTTGCACCCGGTGTGAGTCCGGGACCTGCCAGCACCTGCCTCGGGGATCCATACCCGCAGAAACACGAAACAAACCGGAGAACCCGAATCCCGACGGGACAGACGCTCCAGAGGAGTCTGGGAATAGGAGACCCCACGATGATTGGACCGCCAACGGACTGAGAGCTTCCCATTCGCCGCATGACCATAAAGGAAACGGCCAATCGGCTTCCATCTGCGGGTCATCCCGGCCAATCAAAAGCCTGCTGTCCAACTTCCACTTGGAAGGCAGTCACGGCGGGGTGATCTCCCCGCTGGTCAAGAAGAAGCTGATGGCGCAGGCCAGCGAGGCCGGGTCTCTGCACTTCTTCCAGACGGAGGGGAGCAAAGCCAGAGCCCGTCTCCAGCCCTCGTGTTCCAGCCCCGAAAGGCCCTCTGTGATCCACCGTGCCCAGCAACCGGAACTCAGCCCTGGCCTCGCGACTTCCAGCCGGGCCTCTGACGATGGATCTCCAGAGCCCCCTTCCTCCCCGAGTCTGTCCGCTTGCTCCACGTCTGAAGATTGCACCTCCCCGCCAGAGGACTGCACCCCCGATCGCCCTGCCTACTGCGCAAGCTTCACCTCTATCCCTTGCGTGAATGGGATCTACAAACCCCTGAGCCATAACCCTGGCAAGGATCTGCCCAGCTTCCCGCACCCCCCCAGGGGGTTCCTCGAAGTGAACCCCTACAGGAATCTGGCCGCGAGGAACACGGGCAGAGATTCCCGGGAGCAACCAACTGACCTCAGCCTTCCGCGGAGCGCCTGGAGCCCCGACAGCAAAGGCACGGAGAATGGAATCCCCTCTGCCAAGTACAGCCACCAGCCTCCCTCCTCTTTGGCCAGCTTTGGCCCAAAAGCCTGCTGGGTTCCCCCCATGTCGAGTTTTACCAAAGTGCAGCCCAAAACAGGGGAGGTGGTGCGACCAATCTTCCACCCCCGGCCAGGCCCCCAAGCCCAGGGATTCAAACCTCATGTGCCCCAGAAGAGGATGGTGGAAGACCCGGAATCCTCTGCTGCTTTCGGGAAGAAACTGCGGGTGGTGCCCCCTCTGCCTAAAGACTCCGGAGACCTCAAGGGCAAAGGGGATCTCCCCAAGCCATTCGCAACTCACAAGCTGCTGCACCCCCCAGCCAGCCTCCACCACCTCTCCTACCTGCTCCCCGGCTACAACAGGACTAGAGCCCCAGCCGGCTACCCTCTAGAGCAGCTCAAACCCTACTCCGTCCTGCAGCCCTCCCTCCACCCTTTCGTCTTCCCCTCCCTGCCAGCTCACCTAGCCGCGCCGCCCGCTGCATCCCACCCACCTGAACCGCTCTACCGCCACCTAGCTGTGGGAGGTGcgcctcccttcctctctccctaTGAGTCTGCCCCTCACAACTCGCGGATCTACCCCGTCCATGTCTGGCACCCCCAAGCCAGCTATGCCATTGCCGGCCTGCATTCGTTGTACCCCACTAAACACTAA